One stretch of Rhodospirillaceae bacterium DNA includes these proteins:
- a CDS encoding PAS domain-containing protein, giving the protein MANGGRLHAAAERQAVSSLVDFHLPGRAPFGQVFLSRFAGSNKPLLILTLGAITLLTLVSLMLAIMLVPGWAGEILPVAFVVLGSVTAYTVLRMAGTGELTIKAQRQLVEAGFEAADAIVILRSAEGRLMQANAVAERVSGYSDAELARPEIWQSTFLPGELGAERAVEAEALRGDRPVFREGSWVAKCGKRHLIRWSNVRLQLRPGGAPVLLKVGLDLTELRRSEFDLLRNETYLRLAHRMAKLCHWYWRPDGIEWHLNPTNSHGHYTYSDEVEDLFGYPPESLPNQGDPFAKMIAHPEDEEMLRSHYKRFREGGDDTYSIEYRAIHRTGRLLYVRETGERRRDEAGDIIQIAGTFQDVTELRASERSLQRAEAELRRSLRMSGLCHWSWQLSLDSPDGMPGIYQSSGDTADLLGLAPEDVALNDHDWHRQVVHPDDADWSWQRYEEFRWGPAATLTQEYRIDSRYRGLRYVRSICEKTFDAEGRLIEISGALQDITEQRQREHELLRAKNAAEIANRSKTEFLANMSHELRTPLNAVIGFSQVIRDQYFGDAPDRYATYAADIYKSGQWLLKQISDVLDMSKLEAGKEELTEEPVDILVVAEECVKMLRAKAEEGQVRIECNWATDLPLLTADAHKVSQIVLNVLTNAIKFSPPDRVVFLSSRLDDGGDLLIVIRDTGIGMSKEAMQHLFSAFHQADATISRRFGGTGLGLAITKRLMELHGGSIDLSSEVGQGTRVVLRFPSSRVARRETARTA; this is encoded by the coding sequence ATGGCGAACGGAGGTCGGCTTCATGCCGCCGCCGAGCGGCAGGCCGTCTCGTCGCTGGTTGATTTTCACCTTCCCGGACGGGCGCCCTTTGGCCAAGTATTCCTGTCGCGTTTTGCGGGCAGCAACAAGCCGCTATTGATCCTGACCCTTGGCGCGATCACCTTGCTGACGCTGGTGTCATTGATGCTGGCGATCATGCTGGTTCCAGGGTGGGCGGGAGAGATACTGCCAGTTGCGTTCGTGGTCCTGGGCAGCGTTACCGCTTACACCGTTCTGCGCATGGCTGGGACCGGCGAGCTTACCATCAAGGCGCAGCGCCAACTGGTAGAGGCGGGATTTGAAGCGGCCGATGCCATCGTTATCCTTCGCTCCGCCGAAGGGCGGCTGATGCAGGCGAATGCCGTGGCCGAGCGCGTATCGGGATACAGCGATGCCGAACTGGCGCGGCCGGAAATCTGGCAATCAACTTTCCTGCCCGGCGAGCTTGGCGCCGAGAGGGCGGTCGAAGCCGAGGCCCTCAGGGGCGACCGGCCCGTTTTCCGCGAAGGGTCGTGGGTCGCCAAGTGCGGCAAGCGGCATCTGATCCGCTGGTCCAATGTTCGCCTGCAGCTCCGACCGGGCGGGGCCCCGGTGCTCCTCAAAGTCGGACTTGACCTTACCGAGTTACGGCGCAGCGAATTCGATCTGTTGCGCAATGAAACCTATCTGCGCCTCGCCCATCGCATGGCCAAGCTGTGTCATTGGTACTGGCGGCCGGATGGTATCGAATGGCATCTCAACCCGACGAATTCACACGGCCATTACACCTATTCCGACGAGGTCGAAGACCTGTTCGGCTACCCGCCGGAAAGCCTGCCCAACCAGGGTGATCCGTTCGCCAAGATGATCGCGCATCCGGAAGACGAGGAGATGCTGCGCAGCCATTACAAGCGATTCCGGGAGGGCGGCGACGATACCTATTCGATCGAGTATCGTGCGATTCATCGAACCGGACGGCTGCTCTACGTTCGCGAGACCGGAGAACGGCGGCGCGATGAAGCGGGCGACATTATCCAGATCGCCGGCACCTTTCAGGACGTAACGGAATTGCGGGCCTCTGAACGCAGCCTGCAGCGAGCCGAGGCGGAATTGCGCCGATCGTTGCGCATGTCCGGCCTGTGCCACTGGTCCTGGCAATTGTCGCTTGATAGTCCCGACGGCATGCCGGGCATCTATCAGTCTTCGGGCGATACCGCCGACCTCCTCGGCCTCGCGCCGGAGGATGTGGCTCTCAACGATCATGACTGGCATCGCCAGGTGGTCCATCCGGATGACGCCGATTGGAGCTGGCAGAGATATGAAGAATTTCGCTGGGGTCCCGCGGCGACACTCACCCAGGAATACCGCATCGACTCCCGTTATCGCGGTTTGCGCTATGTGCGCTCGATCTGCGAGAAGACGTTCGACGCCGAGGGCCGGTTGATCGAAATCAGCGGCGCGCTTCAGGACATCACCGAACAACGCCAGCGCGAGCATGAACTGCTCAGGGCCAAGAATGCGGCCGAGATCGCCAACCGATCGAAAACCGAGTTCCTGGCTAATATGAGCCACGAACTGCGCACACCGCTCAATGCCGTGATCGGCTTCTCACAGGTGATCCGTGACCAGTATTTCGGCGATGCGCCAGATCGCTATGCGACCTATGCCGCCGATATCTACAAGAGCGGGCAATGGTTGCTGAAGCAGATCAGCGACGTGCTCGACATGTCAAAGCTGGAAGCCGGCAAAGAGGAACTGACCGAAGAGCCGGTCGATATCTTGGTCGTGGCGGAAGAATGCGTGAAGATGCTGCGCGCCAAGGCGGAGGAAGGCCAGGTTCGCATCGAGTGCAACTGGGCGACCGATCTGCCACTGCTCACCGCCGATGCACACAAGGTATCGCAGATTGTGCTCAACGTGCTCACCAACGCCATCAAGTTCTCGCCGCCGGACCGGGTCGTCTTTCTGTCGAGCCGTCTCGACGATGGCGGCGACCTGCTGATCGTCATCCGCGATACCGGCATCGGCATGTCGAAAGAGGCGATGCAGCATCTGTTCTCCGCATTCCACCAAGCCGATGCCACGATCAGCCGGCGCTTTGGCGGCACGGGGCTTGGCCTTGCCATCACCAAGCGGCTGATGGAATTGCATGGTGGCTCAATCGACCTGAGCAGCGAGGTCGGTCAGGGTACGCGCGTGGTCCTGCGCTTCCCCAGCAGTCGCGTGGCACGGCGCGAGACAGCCCGCACTGCTTGA
- a CDS encoding caspase family protein, which translates to MTDLVERAEMCASALPFPPQARYIAGMFTTTPYIGRACATLLLLALLLGAGQPALAETRLALVIGNGKYGPEVGSLINPPNDANLMAERLTGLGFKVTKLVNGDQKAMKRAISAFGQQLSAAGSDAVGLFFYAGHGIQVDGANYLIPVGAAIGAEADVDLEAVSAEAVLKQMEFAGARVNIVILDACRNNPLPRSMRSAGSGLARMDAPTGSFIGYSTAPGNVAADGDGKNSPYTAALAAEMTKPGIAIEEAFRNVRVKVMETTGAQQVPWESSSLTGAFFFKTGAAQVAAAPQPAAKKAPVEASAAEEKLWDLVKDSKNPGEFEAFLDSFPDGYYAGVARARAAGLRSASAPVAAASASQPAVPETKVKVASAAPEPAPAPEPETQVASIAPAPPPVSSDGSMILSPKVGGMLKSYLSKLQNRKGAFAVSPDGLFAGSFTCEEVGQCVPGKRGLPQNVDPGYAQKTALQKCRGLAKQECVILFVRDDEKLPYSVAAQ; encoded by the coding sequence GTGACTGACTTGGTCGAGCGCGCTGAAATGTGCGCCAGCGCACTGCCGTTTCCCCCTCAAGCGCGCTACATTGCCGGTATGTTCACGACCACACCTTATATAGGGCGTGCTTGCGCCACCCTGTTGCTCCTGGCCCTGCTGCTTGGCGCCGGACAACCGGCCTTGGCCGAGACACGGCTCGCCTTGGTGATAGGCAATGGCAAATACGGCCCAGAAGTCGGCTCCCTCATCAACCCACCCAACGATGCCAATCTCATGGCAGAGCGGCTGACCGGCCTCGGCTTCAAGGTGACCAAGCTGGTCAATGGCGACCAGAAGGCCATGAAGCGGGCGATCTCGGCTTTCGGCCAGCAATTGTCGGCGGCGGGTTCCGATGCCGTCGGCCTGTTCTTCTATGCCGGCCACGGTATCCAGGTCGATGGCGCCAATTATCTCATCCCCGTCGGTGCCGCGATCGGTGCCGAAGCCGATGTCGACCTCGAAGCGGTCTCTGCGGAAGCGGTGCTGAAGCAGATGGAATTTGCCGGCGCGCGGGTGAATATCGTCATCCTCGACGCCTGCCGCAACAACCCGCTGCCGCGCTCGATGCGTTCCGCGGGCAGCGGCCTTGCCCGCATGGATGCGCCGACCGGCAGCTTCATCGGCTATTCGACCGCCCCCGGCAATGTGGCTGCCGATGGCGATGGCAAGAACTCGCCCTATACTGCGGCACTCGCGGCCGAGATGACCAAGCCCGGCATCGCCATCGAAGAAGCGTTCCGCAATGTCCGGGTCAAGGTGATGGAAACCACCGGCGCCCAGCAGGTGCCGTGGGAATCTTCCTCGCTCACAGGTGCGTTCTTCTTCAAGACGGGTGCCGCGCAGGTCGCTGCCGCGCCGCAGCCGGCTGCCAAGAAGGCCCCGGTCGAGGCCAGCGCCGCTGAGGAGAAATTGTGGGATCTGGTCAAAGACAGCAAGAATCCAGGCGAGTTCGAAGCCTTTCTTGATAGCTTCCCGGATGGTTACTATGCCGGTGTCGCGCGGGCTCGAGCGGCAGGGTTGCGTAGCGCGTCTGCGCCGGTCGCGGCGGCCAGCGCCAGCCAGCCGGCTGTGCCGGAGACCAAAGTGAAGGTTGCATCGGCAGCACCGGAACCGGCACCTGCTCCTGAACCGGAAACGCAGGTGGCCTCCATCGCCCCGGCACCTCCGCCCGTCAGCAGCGATGGCAGCATGATCCTTTCTCCGAAAGTGGGCGGCATGCTGAAGAGCTACCTGTCGAAGCTGCAGAACCGCAAGGGCGCCTTCGCCGTTTCGCCGGACGGCTTGTTCGCCGGGTCCTTCACCTGCGAGGAAGTCGGCCAATGCGTGCCCGGGAAGCGCGGCCTGCCGCAGAATGTCGACCCCGGCTATGCACAGAAGACCGCCTTGCAGAAATGCCGCGGTCTCGCGAAACAGGAATGTGTCATCCTGTTCGTGCGCGACGACGAAAAGCTCCCTTACTCGGTGGCCGCACAATAG
- a CDS encoding DUF2336 domain-containing protein, with the protein MANDSIDGEQLLALARLRSDESRAELFAVMGDLFHDRSDVLSAQERALMLDILEKLMRDVARDVRRKLALRLVDAPGLPRELAVMLANDEIDVATPILLRSAVLQDVDLIEVIRHRSRQHILTVAMRRDVNSAVTDALVETGDRDVIRTLLENQDAQISRVTLAYLVEQSKSVDEFQEPLVRRRDLPVDLARRMVLWVAAALRQALMERFDIDPNMLDDRLEPLVREEVAEAEAEAATDSAADVLSRALGDARQLTPRLLLQTLRKGEVQLFEAMFAEMSGLRLKLVNRLAYEPGGQGLAVAARGMGLNREEFATIFLLTRRARAGQAGFAPAELGRALEFFDRLTHAAAETVLTRWRRDPDYLFAIRSIEEGQEKKRA; encoded by the coding sequence ATGGCGAACGACAGCATCGACGGCGAGCAATTGCTGGCATTGGCGCGGCTCCGCTCCGACGAGAGCCGGGCAGAGTTGTTTGCTGTCATGGGCGATCTGTTTCATGATCGCAGCGATGTATTGAGCGCGCAGGAACGCGCGCTGATGCTCGATATCCTTGAAAAATTGATGCGTGATGTGGCGCGGGACGTGCGCCGGAAGCTCGCATTGCGCCTGGTCGACGCGCCGGGGCTGCCGCGCGAACTGGCCGTCATGCTCGCCAATGACGAGATCGACGTGGCTACGCCCATCCTGTTGCGCTCGGCCGTGTTGCAGGATGTCGATCTCATCGAAGTCATCCGCCACCGCTCGCGTCAGCACATTCTCACCGTCGCGATGCGGCGCGACGTGAACAGTGCCGTCACCGATGCGCTGGTCGAAACCGGCGACCGTGACGTCATCCGCACCCTCCTTGAAAACCAGGACGCGCAGATCTCACGCGTAACGCTGGCTTACCTGGTTGAGCAGTCGAAGAGTGTCGACGAGTTCCAGGAACCGCTCGTGCGGCGGCGCGACCTGCCGGTAGACCTTGCGCGGCGCATGGTGCTTTGGGTGGCGGCAGCCTTGCGCCAGGCGCTGATGGAGCGCTTCGATATCGACCCCAACATGCTCGACGATCGCCTGGAGCCGCTGGTCAGGGAAGAAGTAGCCGAGGCGGAGGCCGAAGCTGCGACCGATTCCGCGGCCGACGTACTTTCAAGGGCGCTGGGCGATGCGCGCCAGCTGACGCCGCGCCTGCTGCTGCAGACCCTGCGCAAGGGCGAGGTGCAGCTTTTCGAGGCGATGTTCGCCGAGATGAGCGGACTGCGCCTGAAGCTGGTCAATCGCCTGGCCTATGAGCCCGGCGGCCAGGGATTGGCGGTCGCCGCACGCGGCATGGGGCTCAACCGCGAGGAATTCGCCACCATCTTCCTGCTGACGAGACGCGCCCGCGCCGGACAAGCGGGCTTCGCCCCGGCCGAACTCGGCCGCGCTCTCGAGTTCTTTGATCGCCTGACGCATGCGGCAGCCGAAACCGTGTTGACGCGCTGGCGTCGTGATCCTGATTACCTGTTTGCCATTCGCTCGATCGAAGAAGGGCAGGAGAAGAAACGCGCATGA
- a CDS encoding PAS domain S-box protein, with protein sequence MNKVTPLAPSFQQTTAHVSSPRANPANEATPSPTRLNDLFRQELLEFGPAMMMCDPKGLITWANPSCRRISETRIDGGTIGERLRLTEIAEEVDLRRTTVFRDWDFPAGGALQRLRARFEPMADPSGVLTGFGGMLTLLQDGRSGLDEAAIALDRHMDFIRLSSDWMWETDAALNLRLVTQRVVGALGMVPQQLIGRNLLDLVASDALRLNLQRRLQKLSPFRDLPFDAEDATGKRKLFLMSALPVFDPATGALTGYRGAASDITELTRREENLRAAKETAETANRAKSQFLANMSHELMTPLNAIIGFADVMRMGLLGPVENPDYRTYVRDIHGSAVNLMGIINDILDVSRIENGQADINESACNIEELFDSVSRLIQDRLQAQGLALTLDLPARLPRVHADKRKLKQILANLLANAVKFTPRGGRITLGAGVMRSGDIALTVTDTGIGIALEDIDRVMHPFSQADSGLNRKYEGTGLGLTLSLGLAKLHGGDLRLESTLGEGTRAIVTLPASRVIDGSHLTPVK encoded by the coding sequence ATGAACAAAGTCACGCCCTTGGCGCCAAGTTTCCAACAGACCACCGCGCATGTGAGTTCGCCGCGCGCGAACCCGGCCAACGAAGCAACACCTTCTCCGACCCGTCTCAACGATCTGTTCCGGCAAGAACTGCTCGAATTCGGCCCAGCCATGATGATGTGCGATCCCAAGGGATTGATCACCTGGGCCAATCCTTCCTGCCGCCGCATCTCTGAGACGCGCATTGATGGCGGCACGATCGGAGAACGGCTGCGCCTGACCGAGATAGCCGAGGAAGTGGATCTGCGGCGCACGACCGTGTTTCGCGACTGGGATTTTCCGGCCGGCGGTGCGCTGCAGCGGTTGCGCGCGCGATTTGAGCCGATGGCAGATCCCAGTGGCGTGCTGACCGGCTTTGGCGGCATGCTGACATTGCTGCAGGATGGCCGCTCCGGTCTCGATGAAGCTGCCATCGCCCTTGACCGGCATATGGATTTCATCCGCCTTTCCTCCGATTGGATGTGGGAGACGGATGCGGCCCTCAACCTGCGCCTGGTGACGCAGCGCGTGGTCGGTGCCTTGGGCATGGTACCGCAGCAGCTCATCGGCCGGAACCTCCTCGACCTGGTGGCATCTGATGCCTTGCGCCTCAATCTGCAGCGGCGCCTGCAGAAACTGTCGCCGTTCCGCGACCTGCCGTTCGATGCGGAAGATGCGACAGGCAAGCGCAAGCTGTTTCTGATGAGTGCATTGCCGGTTTTCGATCCGGCAACGGGCGCCCTCACCGGTTACCGCGGCGCGGCCTCCGACATCACCGAGCTCACCCGGCGCGAAGAGAATCTGCGTGCCGCCAAGGAAACGGCCGAAACCGCCAACCGCGCCAAGAGCCAGTTCCTTGCCAATATGAGCCATGAACTGATGACCCCGCTCAACGCCATCATCGGCTTTGCCGACGTGATGCGCATGGGCCTGCTTGGGCCGGTGGAGAATCCCGACTACCGCACCTATGTGCGCGACATCCACGGCAGCGCCGTCAATCTGATGGGCATCATCAACGATATCCTCGACGTCTCGCGCATCGAGAACGGCCAGGCCGATATCAACGAGAGTGCCTGCAATATCGAGGAACTGTTCGATTCCGTGTCGCGCCTGATCCAGGACCGGCTGCAAGCGCAGGGATTGGCACTCACCCTCGACCTGCCGGCGCGCCTGCCGCGGGTCCATGCCGACAAACGCAAGCTGAAGCAGATCCTGGCGAACCTCCTGGCCAATGCGGTGAAATTCACGCCGCGCGGGGGCCGGATCACGCTGGGTGCCGGCGTCATGCGCTCGGGCGATATCGCCCTTACCGTGACCGACACCGGCATCGGTATCGCGCTCGAGGATATCGACCGGGTGATGCATCCCTTCTCGCAGGCTGATAGTGGCCTCAACCGCAAATATGAAGGGACCGGCCTCGGCCTCACCTTGTCGCTGGGTCTTGCCAAATTGCATGGCGGCGATCTGCGGCTTGAGAGCACCCTGGGCGAAGGCACCCGCGCCATCGTCACCCTGCCAGCCAGCCGTGTCATCGACGGGTCGCATCTGACACCGGTGAAGTAG
- a CDS encoding DUF2336 domain-containing protein encodes MSDGFDLKELALVARDRSPEGRSRMFALLARLFWRRGTIMKPKERVMLAEILRVLRPKTLAEARMELAYEIAGSTLAEPELLKVFAEDEIEIASPVLFASNRLEPSDLVAVIESKGSAHAAIIAKRKGPTIAMVDAMARLEEPTILRELLANPEAPFSIPALSAAALVAMTDVELQALVAERRELPESLAEDMMTWADPAVCETLNQRFLFDAQAASPQRPVYGQKAQPMPPAENIASLAVEEGAAEPAPGEIELTPVSMISALRSGNLALFQAQMAHLANLRMGLVRKLMNENGGDSIALIARAIGLRRDEFAQIYLLARKLRSKASGIGAADLGQALDFFDRTEATQASAIMSRWRRESARETLTESDDAVPLVAEEPPTAEPATQPAEPV; translated from the coding sequence GTGAGCGACGGCTTCGACCTCAAGGAACTGGCCCTGGTGGCCCGCGACCGGTCGCCGGAAGGGCGCTCGCGCATGTTCGCCCTGCTGGCCCGGCTGTTCTGGCGGCGCGGCACCATCATGAAGCCCAAGGAACGGGTCATGCTGGCCGAGATCCTGCGGGTGTTGCGGCCCAAGACCCTGGCCGAGGCGCGCATGGAACTCGCCTATGAGATCGCCGGCTCGACCCTTGCCGAACCCGAACTGCTGAAAGTCTTCGCCGAGGACGAGATCGAGATCGCCTCCCCTGTCCTCTTTGCCAGCAACCGCCTGGAGCCCAGTGATCTTGTCGCGGTGATCGAGAGCAAGGGCAGTGCCCATGCCGCCATCATCGCCAAGCGCAAGGGACCAACCATCGCCATGGTGGACGCCATGGCGCGGTTGGAGGAGCCCACGATCCTGCGCGAACTGCTCGCCAATCCCGAGGCGCCCTTCTCCATTCCGGCCCTTTCGGCAGCAGCCCTTGTTGCGATGACGGATGTCGAATTGCAGGCCCTGGTGGCTGAGCGCCGCGAATTGCCGGAGAGTCTTGCCGAGGACATGATGACCTGGGCCGATCCTGCGGTATGCGAGACGCTCAACCAGCGTTTTCTGTTCGATGCCCAGGCCGCCTCGCCGCAACGCCCGGTCTATGGCCAGAAGGCCCAGCCGATGCCGCCGGCCGAGAACATCGCATCACTCGCTGTCGAGGAAGGCGCTGCGGAACCGGCGCCTGGCGAAATCGAGTTGACGCCGGTCTCGATGATCAGCGCCCTGCGGTCCGGCAACCTTGCCCTGTTCCAGGCACAGATGGCGCATCTGGCCAATTTGCGCATGGGGCTGGTGCGCAAGCTGATGAACGAAAATGGTGGCGACAGCATCGCGCTCATCGCGCGCGCCATCGGCCTTCGGCGCGACGAGTTCGCACAGATCTACCTGCTGGCGCGCAAGCTGCGCAGCAAGGCGAGCGGGATCGGCGCTGCCGATCTTGGCCAGGCGCTCGATTTCTTCGACCGGACGGAGGCTACGCAAGCCAGCGCCATCATGTCCCGCTGGCGGCGCGAATCGGCGCGCGAGACGCTTACCGAGAGCGACGACGCGGTCCCCTTGGTGGCCGAGGAGCCGCCGACAGCGGAACCTGCGACCCAGCCCGCCGAGCCGGTCTGA
- a CDS encoding peptide ABC transporter substrate-binding protein has translation MKHALRKFLLPAFAAAALMASTSLVQAEMVFHRGNGAEPETINPHKSTGVTEANIEADIFEGLTTYAPNGDIIPGAAESWEISDDGKTYTFKLRQNAKWSNGDPVTAADFVFGLQDAVNPETAADYAPILDVIVNATAIRKAEEKDMSKLGATAVDDHTLKIELTGPTPYFLGLLRHPISYPVHKATVEKFKDDWTKPGNIVSNGAYQLTEWTPQASLTYVKNPNYWDAANVKVDKVVMYPTEDLAEELKRFKAGELHATYDAPSEQIPDLEANFADEFKNTPYLGTYYYVVNLTREPLGAQPDLRKALSLGINREILVSKITQGGEAPAYSWVPPMTNYKQAFVDFKDMPQAQRLEEAKALLAKHGYTKENPLKVELLYNTSENHKKIAVAVQSMWKQMGVEATLRNEEWKVYLETRDKKQFDVARAAWIADYDDPINFLDMFLSDAGERNDAGYNNAKYDELVKATATETDPAKRMQMFHDAEQAFLNDSPMLPIYHYTSQHMVSKKVAGWEYNILDFHLARFISISE, from the coding sequence ATGAAACACGCACTGAGGAAATTTCTGCTGCCGGCCTTTGCGGCCGCGGCATTGATGGCGAGCACATCGCTCGTGCAGGCCGAGATGGTGTTCCATCGCGGCAATGGCGCCGAACCGGAGACCATCAACCCGCACAAATCGACGGGCGTCACCGAAGCCAATATCGAAGCCGATATCTTTGAAGGCCTCACCACCTATGCGCCGAATGGCGACATCATTCCAGGTGCTGCCGAGAGCTGGGAAATCAGCGATGACGGCAAGACCTATACGTTCAAGCTGCGCCAGAACGCGAAATGGTCGAACGGCGATCCGGTGACGGCGGCTGACTTCGTGTTCGGCCTGCAGGATGCGGTCAATCCTGAAACCGCCGCCGACTATGCGCCGATCCTTGATGTCATCGTGAACGCCACCGCCATCCGCAAGGCCGAAGAGAAGGATATGTCCAAGCTCGGCGCCACGGCGGTCGACGACCACACGCTGAAGATCGAACTCACAGGCCCGACGCCCTATTTCCTCGGCCTGTTGCGCCACCCGATCTCCTACCCGGTGCACAAAGCGACCGTGGAGAAGTTCAAGGATGATTGGACGAAGCCCGGCAACATCGTCAGCAACGGCGCCTACCAGTTGACCGAGTGGACCCCGCAAGCCTCGCTGACCTATGTGAAGAACCCGAACTATTGGGACGCCGCCAATGTGAAGGTCGACAAGGTCGTCATGTATCCGACGGAGGATCTGGCGGAAGAATTGAAGCGCTTCAAGGCCGGCGAGCTCCACGCCACCTATGACGCGCCGTCAGAGCAGATTCCGGACCTCGAGGCCAACTTCGCCGACGAGTTCAAGAACACGCCTTATCTCGGCACCTACTATTATGTTGTCAACCTGACCCGCGAGCCGTTGGGCGCCCAGCCGGATCTCCGCAAGGCCCTATCCCTCGGCATCAACCGCGAGATCCTGGTGTCCAAGATCACGCAGGGCGGTGAAGCCCCGGCCTATTCCTGGGTTCCTCCGATGACGAACTACAAGCAGGCCTTCGTCGACTTCAAGGACATGCCGCAGGCGCAGCGCCTTGAGGAAGCCAAGGCTCTCCTGGCCAAGCATGGCTATACCAAGGAGAATCCGCTGAAGGTCGAACTGCTCTACAACACCAGCGAGAACCACAAGAAGATCGCTGTCGCTGTCCAGAGCATGTGGAAGCAGATGGGCGTCGAAGCGACCCTCCGCAACGAAGAGTGGAAGGTCTATCTGGAAACACGCGACAAGAAGCAGTTTGACGTCGCCCGTGCCGCCTGGATCGCCGATTATGACGATCCCATCAACTTCCTCGACATGTTCCTGTCGGATGCCGGCGAGCGCAACGATGCCGGCTACAACAACGCGAAGTACGATGAGTTGGTGAAGGCCACCGCTACGGAAACGGATCCGGCGAAGCGGATGCAAATGTTCCACGATGCGGAACAGGCCTTCCTTAACGACAGTCCGATGCTTCCGATCTACCACTACACCTCGCAGCATATGGTCTCGAAGAAGGTCGCAGGCTGGGAATACAACATCCTCGACTTCCATCTGGCGCGATTCATCTCCATTTCGGAGTAA
- the oppB gene encoding oligopeptide ABC transporter permease OppB, whose protein sequence is MLHYVFRRLLGAIPTLFIIVAVSFFMVRMAPGGPFDKERKVPAEVEAKLIEQYHLDEPLPQQFLRYLGGLAQGDFGPSFKYKDFTVSELIWQGFPTSLALGLSAIGIAVLIGVTLGILAALRQNSWIDYLGVGTAMLGIAVPNFVVAPIMTLVFGLMLHLVPVGGWGKPSNWILPIIALAIPQIAAFTRLTRASMLEVLRSNFVRTARAKGLPEMVTLTRHAIRAALMPVVSYMGPAIANIVTGSVIVEQIFGIPGIGRYFVQGAINRDYTLVLGVTILFGALVILCNLLADICYGLLDPKVRYD, encoded by the coding sequence ATGTTGCATTACGTTTTCCGGCGCCTGTTGGGCGCCATACCGACCCTTTTCATCATCGTCGCGGTGTCGTTCTTCATGGTGCGCATGGCACCGGGCGGCCCCTTCGACAAGGAACGCAAGGTTCCCGCCGAAGTCGAGGCGAAGCTGATTGAGCAGTATCATCTCGATGAGCCATTACCACAGCAGTTCCTGCGGTATCTGGGCGGCCTCGCACAAGGTGATTTCGGCCCGTCCTTCAAATACAAGGACTTCACTGTCTCGGAACTGATCTGGCAGGGGTTTCCGACCTCGCTGGCGCTGGGCCTGTCGGCAATTGGCATCGCCGTCCTGATCGGCGTGACACTCGGCATTCTTGCGGCGCTGCGTCAGAATAGCTGGATCGACTACCTGGGTGTCGGTACCGCGATGCTGGGTATTGCCGTGCCGAACTTCGTCGTCGCTCCCATCATGACACTGGTCTTCGGCCTGATGTTGCATTTGGTCCCGGTCGGCGGCTGGGGTAAGCCCAGCAACTGGATATTGCCCATCATTGCGCTGGCCATTCCGCAGATCGCAGCCTTCACACGCCTCACCCGCGCCAGCATGCTGGAGGTCCTGCGCAGCAATTTCGTGCGCACGGCGCGTGCCAAGGGTCTGCCGGAAATGGTCACGCTTACGCGTCATGCCATTCGCGCGGCTCTCATGCCGGTTGTCTCCTATATGGGTCCGGCCATCGCCAATATCGTGACCGGCTCGGTGATCGTCGAGCAGATTTTCGGCATTCCCGGGATCGGGCGTTACTTCGTGCAGGGCGCCATCAACCGCGACTACACGCTGGTGCTGGGCGTCACCATCCTGTTCGGCGCGCTCGTCATTCTTTGCAACCTCCTAGCCGACATCTGTTACGGCCTGCTCGACCCCAAGGTGCGCTATGACTGA